A window of the Ardenticatenales bacterium genome harbors these coding sequences:
- a CDS encoding universal stress protein — protein sequence MFQKILVPLDGSELAERALPLATALAAQGGGSLMLLRVPIFDLQESLLPAVTEHYDARWREYTAEDAVRAAAAYLDRLATNLREEGIVVYTRVVEGDPAGIIVDMAQTENIDLIVMSPRGIAGLTRWVFGSVTERVLRHAPCPVLVSRAQDAGIQRIFITLDGSTVAEQALSPGLALADLLHAPVTLLRVEPPVAHNVVEEMVIELALADDDAVEQLTDAALANAALYLNEIAARHEQPGRTPQKSLLLGAAAERILQTAAEVPESLIVMASHGRTGVQRWVYGSVTEKVMRGTEASLLIIRSPSAGQPTP from the coding sequence ATGTTCCAGAAGATACTCGTCCCTTTAGATGGCTCTGAGTTGGCCGAACGCGCCTTGCCCCTGGCGACGGCGCTGGCGGCGCAAGGAGGCGGCAGCTTGATGTTGCTGCGCGTGCCCATTTTCGACCTGCAAGAGTCACTGCTGCCGGCGGTGACGGAGCATTACGACGCGCGCTGGCGGGAGTATACGGCGGAGGATGCCGTGCGCGCCGCCGCCGCGTATCTGGACCGCCTGGCGACGAATCTGCGCGAAGAGGGGATTGTGGTGTACACGCGCGTGGTGGAGGGAGACCCGGCCGGCATTATCGTGGACATGGCGCAAACGGAAAACATAGACCTGATCGTGATGTCGCCGCGGGGCATCGCCGGCCTCACCCGTTGGGTTTTCGGCAGCGTCACGGAGCGGGTGCTGCGCCACGCGCCCTGTCCCGTCCTCGTCTCGCGCGCGCAGGATGCCGGCATTCAACGCATCTTCATCACCCTCGACGGCTCCACCGTAGCCGAACAAGCCCTTTCCCCCGGCCTGGCCCTGGCCGACCTGCTGCACGCGCCCGTCACCCTGTTGCGCGTCGAACCCCCCGTAGCCCACAACGTCGTCGAGGAGATGGTCATCGAACTGGCCCTCGCCGACGATGACGCCGTGGAGCAGTTGACCGACGCGGCCCTGGCAAACGCCGCCCTCTACCTGAACGAAATCGCCGCCCGCCACGAGCAGCCGGGGCGCACGCCGCAAAAATCGCTCCTCCTCGGCGCTGCCGCGGAGCGCATTCTGCAGACGGCGGCAGAAGTCCCGGAAAGCCTCATCGTCATGGCCTCGCACGGGCGCACGGGCGTGCAGCGCTGGGTCTACGGCAGCGTCACGGAAAAAGTGATGCGCGGCACGGAAGCCTCGCTCCTGATCATTCGATCCCCATCCGCCGGCCAGCCAACCCCGTAA
- the pheA gene encoding prephenate dehydratase yields MSESAPVVAFQGELGAYSHQAIHQHFGDRVRVLPCVSFAGIFDAIHHGQATHGMLPVENSLAGTVIPAYDELSDHDLRIQAEVIFRVSHCLLAPPATPLSDVRRARSHPQALAQCARTLRRLELEPVVDYDTAGAARDLAAHPQPHTAAIASRLAAEIYGLEVLNAGIEDETANYTRFFLLGSADPPRRDPSKTSIIFTTRHIPGALYHVLGELARRDINLTKIESRPRRNRPWHYRFFVDFEGHEDDPHVRAALLGILKRASSLKLLGSYPAAQQPMSDEPPTEN; encoded by the coding sequence ATGAGCGAATCCGCGCCCGTCGTCGCCTTCCAGGGAGAACTGGGGGCATACTCGCATCAGGCCATCCACCAGCATTTTGGCGACCGGGTGCGTGTGCTGCCTTGCGTGAGTTTTGCCGGCATTTTCGACGCCATCCACCACGGTCAAGCCACGCACGGAATGCTCCCCGTGGAAAACTCCCTCGCCGGAACCGTCATCCCCGCCTACGACGAACTCAGCGACCACGACCTGCGCATCCAGGCGGAAGTCATCTTCCGCGTTAGCCACTGCCTCCTGGCCCCGCCGGCCACGCCCCTCAGCGACGTGCGGCGCGCGCGCTCCCATCCGCAGGCGCTGGCGCAGTGCGCGCGCACATTGCGCCGCCTGGAACTGGAGCCGGTCGTGGATTACGATACGGCGGGCGCGGCCCGCGATCTGGCCGCCCATCCCCAACCACACACGGCGGCCATCGCCAGCCGCCTCGCCGCCGAAATTTATGGGTTGGAGGTGTTAAATGCCGGCATTGAGGACGAAACCGCCAATTATACGCGCTTTTTTCTCCTCGGCAGCGCCGACCCGCCCCGCCGCGACCCCAGCAAAACCTCCATCATCTTCACCACCCGCCACATCCCCGGCGCACTCTATCACGTCCTGGGCGAACTGGCCCGGCGCGACATCAACCTGACCAAGATCGAATCCCGCCCCCGGCGTAACCGCCCCTGGCATTACCGCTTCTTCGTTGATTTCGAGGGGCACGAGGACGACCCCCACGTACGCGCCGCCCTGCTGGGCATCCTCAAACGCGCCTCCTCCCTCAAACTCCTCGGCTCCTACCCCGCCGCCCAACAACCGATGTCCGACGAACCACCAACCGAAAACTAA
- a CDS encoding R2-like ligand-binding oxidase, with product MHQSFVTTTRGLDRTSPPMRLYEKAKRLGIWNPDDLDFSQDKADWQRLTPDEQDLVLRLTSLFQSGEEAVTLDLLPLIMAIAREGRLEEEMYLTTFLWEEAKHTDFFNRFLVEVAGVQGNLNHYHTPSYRAIFYEALPASLQALRDDPSPAAQVRASVTYNMVVEGMLAETGYHAYFTVMAKRDLFPGQRQGIYYLKQDESRHIAYGIYLLSRLIAADDSLWQVVEDTFNELVMPAITIISEGLSAYDDPKPFDITEAEFIGYAMSQVEKRIARLERARGASLNDIYRVTQDAIDHDDA from the coding sequence ATGCACCAATCTTTTGTCACTACCACGCGCGGATTAGACCGCACCTCCCCGCCCATGCGTCTATACGAAAAGGCGAAACGGCTGGGCATCTGGAATCCCGACGACCTGGACTTTAGCCAGGACAAGGCGGATTGGCAGCGCCTGACGCCGGATGAACAAGACCTGGTGTTGCGTTTGACCTCGCTGTTTCAATCGGGCGAGGAGGCGGTGACGCTGGACTTGCTGCCCCTGATCATGGCGATTGCCCGGGAGGGTCGCCTGGAAGAGGAGATGTATCTGACGACGTTTCTCTGGGAGGAGGCGAAGCACACCGATTTCTTCAACCGCTTTCTGGTGGAGGTAGCGGGCGTCCAGGGGAATCTGAATCATTACCACACGCCCAGTTACCGCGCAATTTTTTATGAGGCGCTGCCGGCATCCCTGCAAGCCCTGCGCGACGATCCCTCCCCCGCCGCCCAGGTGCGCGCCTCCGTGACCTACAACATGGTCGTGGAAGGCATGCTGGCGGAAACAGGCTACCACGCCTATTTTACGGTGATGGCAAAGCGAGATTTATTCCCCGGTCAGCGGCAAGGCATTTACTATCTGAAGCAGGACGAATCCCGCCACATCGCCTATGGCATTTACCTGCTTTCGCGCCTGATCGCGGCGGATGACTCTTTATGGCAGGTGGTGGAGGATACGTTTAATGAGTTGGTGATGCCGGCAATCACCATCATCAGCGAGGGACTATCCGCCTACGACGACCCCAAACCCTTCGACATCACGGAAGCGGAGTTCATCGGCTACGCCATGAGCCAGGTGGAAAAACGCATTGCCCGCCTCGAACGCGCCCGCGGCGCCTCCCTCAACGACATCTACCGCGTCACCCAAGACGCCATAGACCACGACGACGCCTGA
- a CDS encoding succinate dehydrogenase iron-sulfur subunit, giving the protein MQVLLRIRRYNPELRDKPWWGEYTLDNVAPNDTVLELLHRVKWTMDGSLSLRRSCAHGVCGSDAIRINGANALACKTLVSRLAKPGQEVLKIQVEPILGLPVLKDLIVDMGPFMDHYKSVMPYFINDSPVPANGRERLQSPEDRAIFDDTTKCILCAACTTSCPSFWANDQYVGPAAIVQAHRFIFDSRDEGAEARLAVVGDTMGVWKCRTVFNCTNACPREIEITRAIGEVKHALTSGKR; this is encoded by the coding sequence ATGCAAGTTTTATTACGCATTCGACGCTACAACCCGGAACTGCGGGACAAACCGTGGTGGGGTGAGTATACGCTTGATAACGTGGCTCCCAACGATACGGTGTTGGAACTGTTGCATCGGGTGAAGTGGACGATGGATGGTTCTTTATCGCTGCGACGTTCGTGCGCGCATGGCGTGTGCGGTTCCGATGCCATTCGCATCAATGGGGCTAACGCGCTGGCGTGCAAGACGTTGGTGAGCCGTCTGGCAAAACCGGGCCAGGAGGTTTTGAAGATTCAGGTGGAACCGATTCTGGGTTTGCCGGTGCTGAAGGACTTGATTGTGGACATGGGGCCGTTCATGGACCACTACAAGTCGGTGATGCCGTATTTCATCAATGATAGTCCCGTGCCGGCAAATGGCCGCGAACGCCTGCAATCGCCAGAAGACCGGGCCATCTTCGACGACACCACCAAGTGCATCTTGTGCGCCGCCTGCACCACATCCTGCCCCAGCTTCTGGGCCAACGACCAGTACGTGGGACCGGCGGCCATTGTGCAGGCGCACCGCTTCATCTTCGACAGCCGGGATGAGGGCGCGGAGGCGCGGCTGGCGGTTGTTGGGGACACGATGGGCGTGTGGAAGTGCCGCACCGTGTTTAACTGCACCAACGCCTGCCCGCGCGAAATTGAGATCACGCGGGCGATTGGCGAGGTAAAACACGCGCTGACGAGCGGCAAGCGTTAA